One window of the Candidatus Krumholzibacteriota bacterium genome contains the following:
- a CDS encoding glycosyltransferase family 2 protein, translating to MDVMVKLLIAAIISYVLYIYIGYPAILFILGLFKRPSIRSVNGELPTVALIISAHNEERIIREKLENSLKIDYPSHLLRIIVASDGSIDDTDNIVREYEDRNVTLKSFDRREGKSATLNKAVLGIEEEILVFSDANAFYQEDSIRKLVRNFADSETGCVVGRLRYLDSDSYVGRGESLYQRYEGLLNRLESRLKSVLIATGTIFAIRRDLFRPVMKDVANDFQIPAEIATQEFGIVYDAEAVAYERSTYFFTEEFNRKRRIVIRGLTGFRHLRGDFGGSFRIYQFISRKMLRWWVGALLPVLYIANIFLLSDPPYLVFFVLQNLFYLFALTGALLRRGHIRTRIFYIPFYFVMVNSAAFAAILTFLAGRRFSSWEKAETTRDVEKDQFESPALRVIEGKKTSKRIEKLNKIT from the coding sequence ATGGATGTAATGGTCAAACTCCTTATCGCTGCGATAATATCCTATGTCCTCTATATCTATATCGGGTATCCTGCCATCCTCTTTATACTGGGTCTCTTTAAAAGACCTTCGATCCGGTCTGTCAACGGGGAACTGCCGACTGTGGCACTTATCATCTCGGCTCATAATGAAGAACGCATAATCAGGGAAAAACTCGAGAATTCACTCAAGATAGACTATCCCAGCCATCTTTTGAGAATAATTGTCGCGAGCGACGGTTCGATCGACGATACCGATAATATCGTTAGGGAATACGAAGACAGAAATGTGACACTTAAATCTTTCGATCGAAGGGAAGGGAAAAGCGCCACCCTTAATAAGGCTGTTCTCGGGATAGAAGAAGAAATCCTTGTCTTCTCAGACGCCAACGCTTTTTACCAGGAAGATTCGATCAGGAAACTTGTGCGTAACTTCGCAGACAGCGAGACGGGTTGCGTTGTTGGAAGACTTAGATATCTTGACAGCGATTCATATGTCGGACGCGGAGAAAGCCTCTATCAGAGGTATGAGGGGCTTCTTAACCGTCTCGAAAGCCGTTTGAAATCAGTCCTGATAGCGACAGGGACGATTTTCGCGATCAGGAGAGACCTCTTCAGGCCGGTAATGAAAGATGTCGCCAATGATTTTCAGATCCCCGCCGAGATCGCCACACAGGAATTCGGGATCGTATATGACGCTGAAGCGGTAGCATATGAACGATCCACCTACTTTTTTACCGAAGAATTCAACAGGAAACGCAGGATAGTGATCAGGGGATTGACCGGGTTCCGACATCTGCGCGGCGATTTTGGAGGAAGCTTCAGGATATACCAGTTTATTTCCCGAAAGATGCTGAGGTGGTGGGTAGGAGCGCTTCTCCCGGTCCTGTACATCGCAAACATATTTCTTCTTTCCGATCCGCCTTATCTTGTTTTTTTCGTCCTTCAGAATCTCTTTTATCTGTTCGCACTGACCGGAGCGCTGCTGAGAAGGGGACACATAAGGACCAGGATATTCTATATACCTTTCTATTTTGTGATGGTCAACTCGGCAGCTTTCGCCGCGATATTGACTTTCCTTGCAGGCAGGCGATTTTCATCATGGGAAAAAGCCGAGACTACGCGCGACGTCGAGAAAGACCAGTTTGAATCTCCCGCCCTGCGGGTCATCGAAGGAAAGAAAACTTCAAAACGGATCGAGAAACTAAACAAGATCACCTGA